A DNA window from Streptomyces sp. CA-278952 contains the following coding sequences:
- a CDS encoding MerR family transcriptional regulator, protein MAWSTREMAELAGTSLRAVRHCHDIGLLDGPERFSSGYEQYGVSHPVRLLRIKRLAALGFSLSRIADMRDGPDADPVPRDLPALDEESAAAIERLRHARAEVGAHMRRTATTDLPLRLASVDGTAELPDPDRSLVTVLGTVLGPSGMDAYADSLREKPQPVARDLDELPADADEPARRTLAECLVPYVRGLRAKHPGLSDLASDAPRGRQHTARTIGKAMTDLYNPPQFDVMRRLHTLLSATGDPR, encoded by the coding sequence GTGGCGTGGAGCACCCGGGAGATGGCGGAGCTGGCCGGCACCAGCCTCAGGGCCGTACGGCATTGCCACGACATCGGCCTGCTCGACGGGCCGGAGCGCTTCTCCAGCGGGTACGAGCAGTACGGCGTCAGCCATCCCGTCCGACTCCTCCGAATCAAGCGCCTCGCCGCTCTGGGCTTCTCCCTCTCCCGGATCGCGGACATGCGTGACGGCCCGGATGCCGACCCGGTCCCGCGTGATCTGCCGGCTCTCGACGAGGAGTCGGCCGCCGCCATCGAACGCCTGCGACACGCCCGCGCCGAGGTCGGCGCCCACATGCGCAGAACGGCCACGACCGATCTTCCCCTCCGCCTCGCCTCCGTGGACGGGACAGCAGAGCTCCCTGACCCCGACCGCTCTCTTGTCACCGTCCTCGGTACGGTCCTCGGCCCCAGTGGGATGGACGCCTACGCGGACTCGCTCCGTGAGAAGCCGCAGCCGGTGGCACGCGATCTCGACGAGCTTCCCGCCGATGCGGACGAGCCGGCGCGCCGGACTCTCGCTGAATGTCTCGTGCCTTACGTCCGAGGTCTCCGGGCCAAGCATCCCGGGCTGAGCGACCTCGCCTCGGACGCCCCGCGCGGCCGGCAGCACACCGCTCGCACCATCGGCAAAGCCATGACCGATCTCTACAATCCGCCCCAGTTCGA